In Deltaproteobacteria bacterium, a single genomic region encodes these proteins:
- a CDS encoding ABC transporter ATP-binding protein — MTDAQNNDKSAVIEAKGLVKRYSGASVNAVDGIDFTVAKGCFFGLLGPNGAGKTTLLSMLTTLMKPTLGDLRIAGCNPEKEARHIRECIGFVPQEAALYPTLTARENLNFFGSMQGLSGSELKERVESCLDIAKLSDYAHMAVEKLSGGLKRRLTIVVGLIHNPHILFLDEPTVGIDPQSRIFIYDKLKKLNRQGMTIVYTSHYMEEVERLCHEIAIIDQGSIIAGGKIEELLAGQGQKVLEVRTAEALPVDLKAKVEALGGVSEVYVEGKSITMRSSSPQRSVIEMVSLLESEGINILSMCHGATNLEQLFIALTGSRLRE, encoded by the coding sequence ATGACTGACGCGCAAAACAATGATAAGAGCGCTGTAATTGAAGCCAAAGGCCTTGTTAAAAGGTATAGCGGCGCCAGTGTCAACGCTGTGGACGGCATTGATTTCACCGTGGCAAAGGGCTGTTTTTTCGGCCTTCTGGGGCCAAATGGGGCAGGGAAAACGACGCTTCTCTCCATGCTTACGACTCTCATGAAACCTACTTTGGGCGATCTTAGGATTGCAGGCTGCAACCCGGAAAAAGAAGCCCGCCATATCAGGGAATGTATCGGATTTGTTCCCCAGGAAGCGGCCCTTTACCCCACACTGACGGCGAGAGAAAACCTCAATTTTTTCGGCAGCATGCAGGGGCTGTCAGGTTCGGAGTTGAAGGAGAGGGTTGAATCATGCCTGGATATTGCAAAGCTCAGTGATTATGCCCATATGGCGGTAGAGAAACTTTCGGGGGGCCTTAAAAGACGTTTAACTATCGTGGTGGGACTCATTCATAACCCTCATATTCTCTTCCTCGATGAACCGACCGTCGGTATCGATCCCCAGTCACGCATCTTTATTTACGACAAGCTGAAAAAACTTAACCGTCAGGGAATGACCATTGTCTATACCAGTCATTATATGGAAGAGGTGGAGCGCCTTTGTCATGAAATTGCAATCATCGATCAGGGTTCTATCATTGCCGGGGGAAAGATAGAAGAACTCCTGGCAGGGCAGGGCCAGAAGGTGCTGGAAGTCCGTACGGCGGAAGCCTTGCCTGTTGACCTGAAGGCGAAAGTGGAGGCCCTTGGGGGGGTGTCGGAGGTCTATGTGGAGGGTAAGTCGATTACCATGCGGAGCAGTTCTCCGCAGCGGTCGGTTATTGAAATGGTAAGCCTTCTTGAATCGGAGGGAATCAATATTCTTTCCATGTGCCATGGGGCGACCAACCTGGAGCAGCTATTTATTGCCCTGACGGGATCAAGGCTGAGGGAATAG
- a CDS encoding ABC transporter permease, translating to MMINFQRLIEAIIKETKIITRDKEALLILFIMPLAFVLIMSLAMRDAFREEGGVTFPVVIHDLDGGRVGDELEKRLGEIKNLKVSRIKGPEGMTGERLKKDLAAGRYSFAVKIPEKASERALKRVDEQFELFIGSETAEVSLSLLSDPALRGDHVALVSTSINRVLQGIESGFFMERFNRFVEEMDIGDGIRRNESGLKRLFREVEAGNISIDEGKSMRPSSVQQSVPAYSLFAMFFLVIPLSGAFIKEKEQGSLLRLKIMPAPAWIHLAGKIVPYFFVNQVQVLLMFLAGIYLVPLLGGDRLHVGSSRGGILMISFSASIAAIGFGLLVSVFSRTSEQATTFGGTSVIILSAIGGIMVPKFLMPDLMQKVAELSPLSWGLEGWLDIFVRGGGAKDVLPETSLLLGFAFVTFSVALWRYRSLLK from the coding sequence ATGATGATAAATTTCCAAAGGCTCATAGAGGCCATTATTAAAGAGACAAAAATCATTACCAGGGACAAGGAGGCCCTTCTCATCCTTTTTATTATGCCCCTGGCCTTTGTGCTTATCATGTCCCTGGCCATGCGCGATGCCTTCAGGGAAGAGGGGGGCGTTACTTTCCCTGTTGTCATTCATGACCTCGATGGCGGCAGGGTCGGTGATGAGCTGGAAAAGCGTCTTGGAGAAATAAAAAATCTCAAAGTGAGCAGAATCAAGGGGCCGGAAGGTATGACCGGTGAAAGGCTGAAGAAAGACCTTGCCGCCGGAAGATACTCTTTTGCCGTCAAAATTCCGGAGAAAGCAAGTGAAAGGGCTTTGAAACGGGTGGATGAGCAGTTCGAACTCTTCATAGGGAGTGAAACGGCGGAAGTATCCCTCTCGCTTTTGTCCGACCCGGCGTTGCGGGGTGATCATGTGGCCCTTGTTTCGACTTCAATTAACCGGGTGTTGCAGGGTATTGAGAGCGGATTTTTTATGGAACGTTTTAATCGTTTTGTAGAAGAGATGGATATCGGTGACGGGATCAGGAGAAACGAATCGGGCTTGAAGCGGCTTTTCAGGGAAGTGGAAGCCGGGAATATCTCCATTGACGAGGGGAAAAGCATGCGTCCCTCTTCGGTCCAGCAGAGTGTTCCCGCCTATTCACTCTTTGCCATGTTTTTTCTCGTCATTCCGCTGTCAGGGGCCTTTATCAAGGAGAAAGAGCAGGGAAGCCTTCTCAGGCTGAAGATCATGCCTGCGCCTGCCTGGATCCACCTTGCAGGGAAAATTGTTCCCTATTTTTTTGTCAATCAGGTACAGGTGCTGCTTATGTTCCTTGCAGGCATTTATCTCGTGCCCCTTCTGGGGGGGGATCGTCTCCATGTGGGATCTTCCCGGGGAGGGATATTGATGATAAGTTTCAGCGCAAGTATTGCCGCCATCGGTTTCGGGCTTCTCGTGTCTGTCTTCAGCCGAACATCGGAACAGGCGACCACTTTTGGGGGGACTTCTGTTATAATCCTGAGCGCCATCGGCGGCATTATGGTGCCCAAATTCCTTATGCCTGATCTTATGCAGAAGGTGGCTGAACTTTCCCCGCTTTCCTGGGGGCTGGAGGGATGGCTTGATATCTTTGTTCGCGGCGGGGGGGCTAAAGACGTTTTGCCTGAAACGTCCCTGCTGCTTGGCTTTGCTTTTGTGACGTTTTCTGTGGCGCTTTGGAGATATCGGTCGTTGCTTAAGTAA
- a CDS encoding delta-class carbonic anhydrase, giving the protein MRIFLVAVLSVVMLTGVAYGGGKKTGKDNHCVGAGPQSPRDISVAKGTNKVLFNTAPDYKDMNLCNVHFHRNAEHKAPSYSEYVKDGNHSGWACKQPSAERLARGSHVEYKHCEGIAPGDTIEVHWVYTTCDINSKGVKPLGGGLSACMTEICANPRLRVEAQVFILDKNGSVKFNDKEPVTPGGDIVRYTGSTTGTSYSNDHCSPFQVNWNVRESCETLDIDNFADWCSQNKYNDHHAHGVRELVTSPALLSPIK; this is encoded by the coding sequence GTGAGAATTTTTTTAGTCGCAGTTTTATCAGTAGTCATGTTAACAGGGGTAGCTTATGGAGGCGGGAAAAAAACGGGAAAGGATAATCACTGTGTCGGTGCAGGACCCCAGTCTCCAAGGGACATCAGTGTTGCCAAGGGTACAAACAAGGTCCTTTTTAATACAGCACCCGACTATAAGGATATGAACCTTTGCAATGTGCATTTTCATAGAAATGCCGAGCACAAGGCGCCCAGCTACTCTGAATATGTCAAGGATGGCAATCATTCCGGTTGGGCATGCAAGCAGCCTTCCGCTGAAAGACTGGCCAGGGGAAGCCATGTTGAATACAAGCATTGTGAAGGAATTGCTCCCGGTGATACTATCGAGGTTCACTGGGTATACACGACCTGTGATATCAACAGCAAGGGCGTAAAGCCTCTCGGCGGCGGCCTCAGCGCCTGTATGACGGAAATATGCGCCAATCCCCGGTTAAGAGTTGAAGCACAGGTATTCATACTGGACAAAAATGGTTCCGTCAAATTTAACGATAAGGAACCTGTTACTCCCGGCGGCGATATCGTAAGGTATACCGGTTCTACAACAGGAACCAGCTACAGCAATGATCACTGCTCACCTTTCCAGGTAAACTGGAATGTAAGAGAATCCTGTGAAACACTGGATATCGATAACTTTGCCGACTGGTGCAGCCAGAACAAGTACAACGACCACCATGCTCATGGCGTAAGAGAGCTTGTCACATCACCTGCTCTGCTTAGTCCCATCAAGTAA
- a CDS encoding phosphopantetheine-binding protein, whose protein sequence is MPGSENKELKLELKTLIIETCRKKVEPGDLRDDVPIIGEGSALELDSLDVLELSGALLSKYGIRIMDSKDAFRIMKSINALADVIEP, encoded by the coding sequence ATGCCGGGTTCTGAAAACAAGGAACTGAAACTGGAATTAAAAACACTCATCATCGAAACGTGCCGCAAGAAGGTGGAACCCGGTGATTTAAGGGATGATGTGCCTATCATTGGTGAGGGCTCGGCCCTTGAGCTCGATTCCCTCGATGTATTGGAACTGAGCGGCGCCCTTTTATCCAAATACGGTATCCGCATTATGGACAGTAAGGATGCCTTCCGTATTATGAAATCCATTAATGCCCTGGCCGACGTTATTGAACCGTAG